Proteins encoded in a region of the Leptolyngbya sp. 'hensonii' genome:
- a CDS encoding ABC transporter permease — MIIQWLIDPFAFFAVPKPLPPRPKSYLKPSVFWGIRQGFPVWLSILLIATALGLPLLAWTIASLSQWVPTMFLPTPLTVLLSGIQMFRDEDLMRDILASCGRVLLGFLAAALVGIPIGILMGTFSSMERLFIPIVGTVRYMPVAAFVPLIILWAGLEELSKVVIIFMGIVFFNALMIADAVKFIPSEMLNVAYTLGAKRHQVLMRVIFPAVMPSIIDTLRVNVAGAWNYLVISELVGADRGLGFRIVQAQRFVQTDKVLFSIIVIGAIGLLTDYLFKLLAKMITPWAE; from the coding sequence ATGATAATCCAGTGGTTGATTGATCCCTTCGCTTTTTTTGCCGTGCCCAAACCTTTACCTCCCAGGCCCAAGTCCTATCTCAAGCCCTCTGTATTCTGGGGAATTCGTCAGGGGTTTCCGGTGTGGCTGTCCATCCTGCTGATTGCGACAGCCCTGGGCCTACCGTTGCTGGCCTGGACGATCGCTAGCCTCAGCCAGTGGGTTCCGACCATGTTCCTGCCCACCCCCCTGACGGTGCTGCTGTCTGGTATCCAGATGTTCCGGGACGAAGACCTGATGCGGGATATCCTCGCCAGTTGTGGGCGAGTACTCCTGGGATTTCTGGCAGCGGCTCTGGTGGGGATTCCGATCGGCATTCTCATGGGCACCTTCAGCAGCATGGAACGGTTGTTTATCCCGATCGTGGGCACGGTTCGCTATATGCCCGTGGCTGCTTTCGTCCCGCTGATTATCCTCTGGGCCGGTCTGGAGGAACTCTCTAAAGTCGTCATCATCTTTATGGGCATTGTCTTCTTCAATGCCCTGATGATTGCGGATGCGGTCAAGTTTATTCCCAGTGAGATGTTGAATGTGGCTTACACCCTGGGGGCCAAGCGCCACCAGGTGTTGATGCGGGTGATTTTTCCGGCAGTGATGCCCAGCATCATCGATACCCTGCGGGTGAACGTGGCTGGAGCCTGGAACTACCTCGTGATCTCGGAACTGGTGGGAGCCGATCGGGGGTTGGGCTTCCGAATTGTGCAGGCGCAGCGGTTTGTCCAGACCGATAAGGTGTTGTTCAGCATTATTGTAATTGGGGCGATCGGGCTACTGACGGATTACCTGTTCAAGCTCCTGGCCAAGATGATCACACCCTGGGCTGAATGA
- a CDS encoding GspE/PulE family protein — protein MRTNSMHSWQSPWTRLRSDQITCEEALSLLVDPQGNLSLEQLDDEVSYRFFREFEDRKSLPSVIPLLLWHGVFYLASPQEISAEEICRLSARTLTGIEIIPITSRSYLNWLFHQNASNSDQVTLEPFVNPLTGEEEQSHLEEITDKYLAQAFDQSHRIQALISIALQHRASDIHLEPTLEGLRVRYRIDGMMRTIKILPGDVGRKIVVALKVMSNMNIAESRKPQDGRIGQHYVTSERIHFNLDMRTSTYPSAEGEKMVIRLLPHNRVLNNNLELLGFTPRALATYHKWLQQPQGLILVTGPTGSGKTTTLYTTLNVLATDKVNVVTLEDPIECKFSHITQGQINETGGMSFASGLRAILRQDPDIIMVGEIRDAETAETAIQAALTGHFVLSTIHTNSAVGAIPRLRDLGVNPSAMGEALLGVLAQRLVRKVCKFCAQSYTPEPEELATIGLTPETCTHYQWQRGQGCDQCFFSGYLGRDALIELVAIDDQVRALMLRGEYTTLINHFKQADYDSFYRAGLEKIAAGATTIEEVLRVLGYG, from the coding sequence ATGCGAACCAATTCTATGCATAGCTGGCAATCTCCCTGGACTCGCCTACGAAGTGATCAAATTACCTGTGAAGAAGCACTCAGCTTACTGGTAGATCCTCAGGGCAATTTAAGTCTTGAGCAGCTCGACGACGAGGTCAGTTATCGCTTCTTTCGTGAATTTGAGGACCGCAAGAGCTTGCCCTCCGTCATCCCATTACTGTTATGGCATGGGGTCTTTTACCTGGCCAGTCCTCAGGAAATTTCTGCTGAAGAGATCTGCAGGTTGAGTGCTCGCACCCTGACAGGGATTGAAATCATTCCAATTACCTCCAGGAGCTATCTAAACTGGCTGTTTCATCAGAATGCGTCTAACTCTGACCAGGTTACCCTCGAACCCTTTGTCAACCCACTGACGGGTGAGGAAGAACAGTCTCATCTGGAGGAGATTACCGACAAGTATCTGGCTCAGGCTTTTGATCAAAGCCATCGGATTCAGGCCCTGATTTCGATCGCCCTACAACATCGGGCCAGTGACATTCATCTGGAACCCACCCTAGAAGGGTTGCGGGTCCGTTATCGCATTGATGGCATGATGCGAACGATCAAAATTCTACCGGGCGATGTGGGGCGCAAAATTGTGGTGGCCCTGAAAGTGATGAGCAATATGAATATTGCCGAAAGCCGAAAGCCTCAGGATGGCCGGATTGGCCAGCACTACGTCACATCGGAGCGAATTCACTTTAATCTGGATATGCGGACCAGCACCTATCCCTCTGCGGAAGGTGAAAAAATGGTGATTCGTCTGTTACCCCACAATCGAGTTTTAAACAACAATCTGGAACTGCTGGGATTTACACCCCGAGCCCTAGCTACCTATCACAAATGGTTACAGCAGCCTCAGGGACTCATTTTGGTTACGGGACCTACCGGATCTGGGAAAACGACGACTTTGTATACTACGTTAAATGTTCTGGCTACCGATAAAGTCAATGTGGTGACGCTAGAAGACCCGATCGAGTGCAAGTTCTCCCATATTACCCAGGGACAAATTAACGAAACCGGAGGGATGAGCTTCGCCAGTGGCTTGAGGGCCATTCTGCGTCAGGACCCAGATATTATCATGGTGGGAGAAATTCGCGATGCAGAAACCGCAGAAACCGCGATTCAAGCTGCTTTAACTGGACACTTTGTATTATCAACCATACACACGAACAGCGCGGTGGGAGCCATCCCCCGACTCCGGGATTTGGGGGTGAATCCCAGTGCGATGGGAGAAGCTTTGCTGGGGGTGCTGGCCCAACGATTGGTGCGTAAGGTTTGCAAATTTTGTGCCCAATCCTACACACCCGAGCCGGAGGAACTCGCCACAATCGGACTCACCCCAGAGACCTGCACCCACTATCAATGGCAACGAGGTCAAGGCTGTGATCAGTGTTTTTTCAGTGGGTATCTGGGTCGAGATGCGCTGATTGAACTCGTGGCTATTGACGATCAGGTTCGAGCTCTGATGCTGCGTGGAGAGTACACGACTCTGATCAATCACTTTAAGCAAGCAGATTATGACTCTTTTTACAGAGCAGGACTGGAAAAAATTGCAGCCGGTGCAACGACCATTGAAGAAGTTCTCCGGGTTTTAGGCTATGGCTAA
- a CDS encoding pentapeptide repeat-containing protein, with product MPNTSQVELIKQSVELWNAWRAKHPDVPIDLSQSNLSQANLSQANLSQANLSRSDFYHANLIGTNLQGANLERSTLVGAVLTGNVSQANLRHASLYSAVLTFANLTQTDLSHSNLISANLSSANLSHALLSGANLSHALFWGTDLRYAVLKQSVLWGAKLYRVQLTGTNLESADLSNTVLRGADLRGATLRHASLINVDLMNANLQGVNLEGATLKQVNFEGANLQDVVFPEGQEPLRGDPYRIR from the coding sequence ATGCCAAATACAAGCCAGGTAGAACTCATCAAACAGAGCGTAGAACTGTGGAATGCTTGGAGGGCCAAGCATCCGGATGTTCCGATCGACCTGAGTCAATCCAATCTCAGTCAGGCTAACCTCAGTCAGGCTAATCTCAGTCAGGCTAATTTGAGTCGATCGGACTTTTACCACGCTAATCTGATCGGCACGAACCTGCAGGGAGCCAATCTGGAACGGAGTACCCTGGTTGGTGCAGTCCTGACTGGGAATGTCAGTCAGGCCAATCTACGTCATGCTTCTTTATACAGTGCGGTACTGACCTTTGCCAATTTGACCCAGACTGACCTCAGCCATAGCAATCTGATCAGTGCCAATCTCAGTAGCGCGAACCTATCCCATGCCCTACTCTCTGGGGCAAATTTAAGCCATGCCCTGTTCTGGGGAACGGATCTGCGCTACGCCGTCTTGAAGCAGTCTGTCCTCTGGGGCGCAAAGTTATACCGGGTGCAGTTGACTGGAACGAATCTGGAATCTGCCGATCTGAGCAACACGGTGCTGCGGGGAGCCGATCTGCGGGGAGCCACTCTGCGTCATGCCTCCTTGATCAATGTGGACTTGATGAATGCCAATCTCCAGGGGGTTAATTTAGAAGGGGCAACCCTGAAGCAGGTTAACTTTGAAGGAGCCAATCTACAAGATGTGGTCTTTCCGGAGGGACAAGAGCCGCTCCGAGGGGATCCCTACAGAATCCGTTAA
- a CDS encoding glycosyltransferase: MRILLTADPEIPVPPPLYGGVQRLVDTLISLLQAKGHPVGLIAHPDSTSTADRFFPFPGTASQRRWDTLRNIAAMGAAVQAFQPDVVHSFSRLVYMLPFLTRSLPKVMTYERQPTPRAVQWAARLGGDSLVFAGCSHHISRAGQAAGGTWRTVYNFVELETYTFQPAVAPDAPLVFLSRLERIKGVHTAIAAARRAGRRLLIAGNRVHSDEGEVYWQTEIAPYLGREGIEYVGPVNDAQKNELLGQAVAMIVPIEWEEPFGIVFTEALACGTPVIACPRGAVPEIVRPGVDGFWVNSVEDAVLAIAALPTLNRHACRQRVEEQFSAAAIVNQYEQLYQSLIMRNSSPLMGRQVVA, translated from the coding sequence ATGCGAATTCTATTGACGGCTGACCCGGAAATCCCTGTTCCCCCGCCTCTGTATGGGGGTGTGCAACGATTGGTAGATACCCTGATTTCCTTGCTGCAGGCCAAAGGACATCCGGTAGGTCTGATAGCCCATCCCGATTCCACCTCTACCGCCGATCGCTTTTTCCCGTTCCCCGGCACGGCATCTCAGCGTCGGTGGGATACCTTGCGGAACATAGCCGCCATGGGGGCAGCAGTCCAAGCCTTCCAACCCGATGTGGTGCACAGTTTCTCGCGACTGGTTTACATGCTACCTTTTCTGACCCGTTCCCTGCCCAAGGTGATGACCTATGAGCGCCAGCCGACTCCCCGAGCCGTGCAGTGGGCCGCTCGTCTGGGGGGTGACTCTCTGGTGTTTGCCGGATGCAGTCACCATATTAGCCGTGCTGGACAGGCAGCGGGGGGAACCTGGCGCACAGTCTATAACTTCGTTGAACTGGAGACCTATACCTTCCAGCCAGCCGTGGCCCCAGATGCGCCGCTGGTGTTCCTCAGCCGTCTGGAGCGGATTAAGGGAGTCCATACGGCGATCGCCGCCGCTCGTCGGGCTGGTCGGCGGTTGTTGATTGCCGGGAACCGGGTCCACAGTGACGAAGGGGAGGTTTACTGGCAAACCGAAATTGCCCCCTATCTGGGCCGGGAGGGGATTGAATATGTGGGACCAGTCAACGATGCCCAGAAGAATGAATTGCTAGGACAGGCTGTAGCCATGATTGTCCCGATCGAGTGGGAAGAACCCTTTGGGATTGTGTTTACCGAAGCCCTGGCCTGTGGCACTCCTGTCATTGCCTGCCCCCGGGGAGCTGTGCCTGAGATTGTCCGTCCTGGAGTGGATGGCTTCTGGGTCAACTCCGTTGAGGATGCGGTGCTGGCAATTGCTGCCCTGCCTACCCTAAACCGGCATGCCTGTCGTCAGCGGGTGGAAGAGCAGTTTTCTGCAGCAGCGATCGTCAACCAGTATGAACAGCTCTATCAAAGCTTAATTATGCGCAATTCCAGCCCCCTCATGGGACGGCAAGTTGTCGCATAA
- a CDS encoding DEAD/DEAH box helicase — protein sequence MGNDAFDRLAPFIQEYIYSHGWTELRQVQAEACRVIFDTDAHLLIAAGTASGKTEAAFLPVLTRLYAQPARTIAALYIGPIKALINDQFDRLNDLLKQADIPVWAWHGDVGQAQKQRLLKDPRGILQITPESLESLLINKSNDLMRLFAELQFVVIDEVHAFVGSDRGWQILCQLVRLAKQTGCNPRRIGLSATLGDYGIAETWLQAGTDRTVITPIVQGGQRKLHLALEHFQLRRLGVVRAKGETPTFDPYYQHIFDQTRGRKCLIFANSRPQAESITANLREMAQANHMPDIYHVHHGSIAAPLREAAENAMRGETPAITAATLTFELGIDIGQLERVIQLESPLAVASFLQRLGRTGRRGTPADMRFVCAEPAPTGDELLPEQIPWQLLQCIAILQLYLEEKWVEPARSVQYPFSLLYHQTLSTLAALGELSPVALAQQVLTLPPFRQVSQEDFRQLLRHLLDLDHLQRTETGGLLIGLQGEKIVRNFKFYAIFPDTEDYQVMVGTEAIGSIVTPPPPGSRFALAGRTWEVLDLDTRRKRVLAQPAIGTATVSWHGGGGEIHTRVLQRMRQVLVEQTEYAYLQPGARKRLQAARKLAEQFDLEHNAVIPLEDRKACCVLPWMGTVPFRTLERFVSRFCRETIGLRSVTGTSPYYLMVQLGKAKPHNLYYEIVSAVDRRLTSNDLMGEEEAPKLQKYDEFVPSDLLRKAFAYDYLNLEELRGCLSSWPPIEPSCD from the coding sequence ATGGGAAATGATGCCTTCGATCGCCTGGCTCCCTTCATCCAGGAATACATCTACAGCCATGGCTGGACGGAACTCCGCCAGGTGCAGGCAGAAGCCTGTCGGGTCATATTCGACACTGATGCCCATCTGTTGATTGCGGCAGGCACCGCCTCCGGCAAGACCGAAGCCGCCTTTCTGCCTGTACTGACCCGCCTCTATGCACAACCAGCCCGGACGATCGCTGCCCTCTACATTGGTCCGATCAAAGCGTTGATTAACGATCAGTTCGATCGCCTGAACGACCTCCTGAAACAGGCCGATATTCCGGTGTGGGCTTGGCACGGGGATGTGGGCCAAGCCCAGAAACAGCGGCTCCTGAAAGATCCAAGAGGGATTCTCCAGATTACCCCTGAGTCCCTAGAGAGTTTGTTGATCAATAAAAGCAACGATCTGATGCGGTTATTTGCCGAGTTGCAGTTTGTGGTGATTGATGAAGTTCATGCTTTTGTGGGCAGCGATCGGGGCTGGCAGATCCTCTGTCAGTTAGTCCGACTGGCAAAGCAGACAGGCTGCAATCCGCGCCGCATTGGGCTATCAGCGACTCTGGGGGATTATGGAATTGCCGAGACCTGGCTGCAGGCTGGGACCGATCGCACCGTCATCACCCCGATCGTCCAGGGGGGGCAACGCAAGCTGCACCTGGCCCTGGAACACTTCCAGTTGCGTCGCCTGGGGGTAGTGCGGGCCAAAGGCGAAACCCCCACCTTTGACCCTTACTATCAGCACATTTTTGATCAGACCCGTGGCCGCAAGTGTCTGATCTTTGCCAACAGTCGGCCCCAGGCAGAATCGATCACCGCCAATCTGCGGGAGATGGCCCAGGCCAACCATATGCCAGATATCTACCATGTGCATCATGGCAGCATTGCCGCCCCCCTGCGAGAAGCTGCCGAAAACGCCATGCGGGGCGAAACGCCTGCCATCACTGCGGCCACCCTTACCTTTGAACTGGGCATCGACATTGGCCAACTGGAGCGAGTGATTCAGCTAGAGTCTCCCCTGGCGGTGGCCAGTTTCCTGCAGCGATTGGGCCGCACGGGTAGACGGGGGACTCCGGCAGACATGCGCTTTGTCTGCGCGGAACCAGCACCTACAGGGGATGAATTATTGCCAGAGCAGATTCCCTGGCAACTCCTGCAATGTATCGCCATCCTTCAGTTATATCTGGAAGAAAAGTGGGTGGAACCAGCCCGATCGGTACAATATCCCTTCAGTCTGCTCTATCACCAGACCTTGAGTACCCTGGCCGCCCTGGGAGAGCTTTCCCCAGTAGCTCTGGCCCAGCAAGTGCTGACCCTGCCCCCTTTCCGCCAGGTGTCCCAGGAGGATTTTCGGCAACTGTTGCGCCATCTGCTGGACTTGGATCACCTGCAACGCACTGAAACTGGGGGCCTGTTGATTGGCCTACAGGGGGAGAAAATCGTTCGTAACTTCAAGTTCTACGCCATCTTCCCCGATACGGAAGACTACCAGGTGATGGTTGGGACCGAAGCGATCGGCAGCATCGTCACCCCACCCCCACCGGGCAGCCGGTTTGCCCTGGCTGGGCGCACCTGGGAAGTCCTCGACCTGGATACCCGGCGCAAGCGAGTTCTGGCCCAACCCGCGATCGGGACCGCGACTGTCTCCTGGCATGGGGGCGGTGGGGAAATCCATACCCGTGTGCTGCAACGGATGCGACAGGTGCTGGTGGAGCAGACAGAATATGCCTATCTGCAGCCCGGAGCCAGAAAGCGACTGCAGGCTGCCCGCAAACTGGCCGAACAGTTTGACCTGGAGCATAATGCAGTTATTCCTCTGGAGGATCGGAAAGCCTGCTGCGTGTTGCCCTGGATGGGCACCGTACCCTTTCGAACCCTGGAACGTTTTGTCAGCCGCTTTTGTCGGGAGACGATCGGTCTTCGCAGCGTCACCGGCACGTCCCCCTACTACCTGATGGTGCAATTGGGTAAGGCCAAACCCCACAACCTCTACTATGAGATTGTCTCGGCGGTCGATCGGCGGCTCACTTCCAACGACCTGATGGGGGAGGAGGAAGCCCCCAAGTTGCAGAAATACGATGAGTTCGTGCCTTCGGATTTGCTTCGCAAAGCCTTTGCTTACGATTACCTCAACCTGGAAGAACTGCGGGGATGTCTCAGTAGTTGGCCCCCGATCGAGCCATCCTGTGATTAA
- a CDS encoding dienelactone hydrolase family protein has product MKGDLEFGRREFILSTLSAGFALAVQPIAAGTITTDSKSLIAGEVKIPVADGTIPAYRAKPATGKGFPTVLVVQEIFGVHEHIKDVCRRFAKLGYLAIAPELYARQGDVSKLTDIKTIVSTVVSKVPDAQVFSDLDATLAWAKRTGEGNPNKVGITGFCWGGRITWLYANHNPNVKAGAAWYGRIIGDRNPLQPNYPIDVAATLKVPVLGLYGGADEGIPNDTVKQMQAALKQAGSASVILSYPNTPHGFHADYRPTYREKEAKDAWKHLLSWFKKYGVA; this is encoded by the coding sequence ATGAAAGGAGACCTTGAATTCGGTAGACGGGAATTTATTTTGAGCACTCTGTCGGCAGGGTTTGCCTTGGCCGTGCAGCCGATCGCGGCGGGAACCATTACCACCGACAGCAAGAGCCTGATTGCTGGGGAAGTGAAAATCCCGGTAGCAGATGGCACCATTCCAGCCTATCGGGCTAAACCAGCTACGGGGAAAGGGTTTCCCACGGTTCTGGTTGTGCAGGAAATCTTTGGCGTGCATGAGCACATTAAGGATGTCTGCCGCCGGTTTGCCAAGTTGGGATATTTGGCGATCGCCCCTGAACTGTATGCTCGCCAGGGGGACGTTTCCAAGCTGACCGATATTAAAACGATCGTCTCAACGGTTGTCTCCAAAGTCCCCGATGCTCAGGTATTTTCGGATCTGGATGCGACCCTGGCCTGGGCCAAACGCACGGGGGAAGGAAATCCAAACAAAGTTGGGATTACGGGCTTCTGTTGGGGAGGTCGCATCACCTGGCTATATGCCAACCACAACCCTAATGTGAAGGCAGGGGCAGCCTGGTATGGCCGCATCATCGGGGATCGAAATCCACTGCAACCGAATTATCCGATCGACGTTGCGGCCACCCTCAAGGTTCCGGTTCTGGGCCTGTATGGTGGAGCGGATGAAGGCATTCCAAATGATACGGTGAAGCAGATGCAGGCAGCCCTGAAGCAGGCAGGCAGCGCTTCCGTGATCCTGTCCTATCCCAACACCCCCCATGGCTTCCATGCCGATTACCGGCCCACCTATCGGGAGAAGGAAGCCAAAGATGCCTGGAAACACCTGTTAAGCTGGTTCAAAAAGTATGGTGTGGCTTAG
- a CDS encoding SulP family inorganic anion transporter, translating to MAITNLIRFNNLRSDIFGGVTAAVVSLPLALAFGVASGVGPLGGLYGAVCVGFFAALFGGTPTLISEPTGPMTVVMTAIVAGFMASNPENGLAMAFTVVMLAGLFQIVFGIFKLGKYITLMPYSVISGFMSGIGVILIILQIAPFLGQAAPKGGVLGTFLKIPELIANVNPPEAILGALTLAIIFFMPKKIKKLVPPQLIALIVGTVVSLTVFGNADIRRIGEIPVGLPPLQLPTFSASQLTVMLVDGVMLGMLGCIDTLLTAVVADSLTRTEHNSNKELIGQGIGNIVSGLCGGLPGAGATMGTVVNIQTGATSAVSGLTRALVLLVVVLGAAKLTQPIPMAVLAGIALKVGIDILDWSFLKRSHKISAKGSLIMYGVLLLTVFVDLIVAVGIGVFIANILTINQLSEMQSSEVKLVSDIDDDVKLSDEHKQLLDKAQGRVLLFCLSGPMIFGLSKAIAREHNAMKEADALVIDLTEVPSMGVTASLAIENVIRDANDKGLTVYVVGASEKIQRRLQKLGLFDLIHPEHLMSDRTAALQHAVDQLNLQRVTTE from the coding sequence ATGGCAATCACCAATCTCATCCGGTTTAATAACCTCCGGAGCGATATCTTCGGCGGTGTTACGGCTGCCGTTGTCTCGTTACCCCTGGCACTGGCCTTCGGCGTTGCTTCTGGGGTGGGTCCCCTCGGTGGGCTCTATGGGGCAGTTTGCGTCGGCTTTTTTGCCGCCCTGTTTGGCGGAACTCCAACGCTGATTTCGGAGCCCACAGGTCCCATGACCGTTGTGATGACGGCGATCGTCGCCGGTTTCATGGCCAGCAATCCTGAAAACGGGCTGGCAATGGCGTTCACCGTTGTCATGTTAGCGGGATTATTCCAAATTGTGTTTGGAATTTTCAAATTGGGCAAATATATTACCCTAATGCCCTACAGCGTGATTTCAGGCTTTATGTCTGGGATTGGGGTGATTCTGATTATTCTGCAAATTGCGCCGTTTCTGGGGCAGGCCGCTCCCAAAGGCGGTGTGTTGGGCACCTTCCTGAAAATTCCGGAGTTGATTGCCAACGTCAATCCGCCGGAAGCGATTTTGGGGGCATTAACCCTGGCGATCATTTTCTTCATGCCTAAGAAGATCAAAAAACTGGTACCGCCGCAGTTGATCGCGTTAATTGTGGGCACAGTTGTCTCTCTAACGGTGTTTGGCAATGCCGACATTCGCCGGATTGGCGAAATTCCCGTGGGACTGCCGCCCCTGCAACTGCCGACCTTTAGCGCCAGTCAATTGACGGTGATGTTGGTGGATGGGGTGATGCTGGGGATGTTGGGCTGTATCGACACTCTGCTGACAGCGGTGGTTGCCGATAGCTTGACTCGGACAGAGCATAACTCTAATAAAGAGTTGATTGGTCAAGGGATTGGTAATATTGTTTCCGGTCTGTGTGGCGGCTTGCCGGGTGCAGGCGCGACGATGGGAACGGTGGTGAATATTCAAACTGGGGCAACATCGGCGGTATCTGGCTTAACGCGGGCGTTGGTGCTCCTGGTGGTGGTGTTGGGGGCGGCGAAATTAACCCAGCCGATTCCGATGGCGGTGTTGGCCGGGATTGCGCTCAAGGTGGGGATTGATATTCTCGATTGGAGTTTCTTGAAGCGATCGCACAAAATTTCCGCCAAAGGTTCCCTGATTATGTACGGGGTGCTGCTATTGACGGTGTTTGTGGATTTGATCGTGGCGGTGGGCATTGGTGTCTTTATTGCCAATATCCTCACCATCAACCAATTGAGTGAAATGCAATCCTCAGAGGTAAAGTTGGTTTCTGACATTGATGATGATGTCAAGCTCAGCGATGAACACAAGCAGCTTTTGGATAAGGCACAGGGACGAGTCTTGCTGTTTTGTTTAAGTGGCCCGATGATTTTCGGTCTATCTAAGGCGATCGCCCGCGAACACAATGCCATGAAAGAAGCGGATGCCTTAGTCATTGATCTAACCGAGGTTCCCTCCATGGGGGTAACAGCTTCACTGGCAATTGAAAACGTGATCCGCGATGCTAACGATAAAGGGCTAACGGTTTATGTGGTTGGAGCTAGTGAGAAAATTCAGCGCCGCTTGCAGAAGTTAGGGTTGTTCGATCTGATTCACCCAGAACATCTGATGAGCGATCGCACCGCCGCCCTCCAACATGCGGTCGATCAGCTCAACCTTCAAAGGGTAACGACTGAATAA
- a CDS encoding Uma2 family endonuclease, producing MSTAIELKTDKKVWTDEEFMALPKDGHRYEIVNGELVDMGNSGALHGNLAIILSSALFATVNAQKLGSLFDSSTAFKMKNGNKRSPDISFFAKERLQGMTELPTGFLEGAPDLAVEILSPGNTVEEIETKITEYFDNGARLVWVISPTQHYVLVYRCAQEPDRLLKSVDSLDGEEVIPGFTFPVADLFQKLSF from the coding sequence GTGTCTACAGCGATCGAATTAAAAACTGATAAAAAGGTTTGGACAGATGAAGAATTTATGGCATTGCCCAAAGATGGGCATCGCTATGAGATCGTGAACGGAGAATTGGTTGACATGGGAAATTCAGGAGCATTGCATGGCAATCTTGCTATTATTCTAAGCTCTGCTCTTTTTGCTACTGTTAATGCTCAAAAACTAGGATCTTTGTTTGATTCTAGTACCGCCTTCAAGATGAAAAATGGTAATAAACGCTCTCCTGACATTTCCTTCTTTGCCAAAGAGCGTTTACAAGGTATGACCGAATTGCCAACTGGCTTTCTAGAGGGCGCACCCGATCTAGCGGTGGAAATTTTATCTCCTGGCAACACAGTAGAGGAGATAGAAACGAAAATTACTGAGTATTTTGACAATGGTGCCCGCTTAGTTTGGGTGATTAGCCCAACTCAGCACTATGTCCTTGTCTACCGCTGTGCCCAAGAACCCGATCGGCTGCTGAAATCCGTTGATTCTCTGGATGGAGAAGAGGTGATTCCCGGATTTACGTTTCCCGTAGCCGATCTATTTCAAAAGCTCTCATTCTGA
- a CDS encoding XisI protein: MDKLEKYRQIIQKILTDYQHWAMGANQPGVQQCVAFDEEHDHYFWFHVGWDGKRRDFGVTVYLKLEQDKIWIEEDWTKQGIANDLLEAGVPAEDIVLGFQHPSKRPLTEFAIA, from the coding sequence ATGGATAAGCTAGAGAAATACCGTCAGATTATTCAAAAAATTCTGACTGACTATCAGCACTGGGCGATGGGTGCTAATCAGCCTGGAGTACAGCAGTGTGTTGCCTTTGATGAAGAACACGATCACTATTTCTGGTTTCATGTGGGCTGGGATGGCAAGCGGCGAGATTTTGGAGTAACCGTTTACCTCAAGCTTGAACAAGACAAAATTTGGATCGAAGAAGACTGGACGAAACAGGGCATCGCCAATGATCTACTAGAAGCTGGAGTCCCCGCTGAAGATATTGTTCTGGGTTTTCAGCATCCTAGCAAGCGTCCCCTTACAGAATTTGCTATTGCTTAA
- a CDS encoding DUF2283 domain-containing protein, with translation MAERVKVWFDPEADFLEVIFSDAPGYMRETENDAVMERVDLEGNLLGFSIMAVSQLAKSKPLIAELLSDRGNAA, from the coding sequence ATGGCAGAGCGAGTAAAAGTTTGGTTTGACCCGGAAGCTGACTTTCTAGAGGTTATTTTCTCGGATGCTCCCGGTTATATGCGGGAAACAGAAAACGATGCCGTTATGGAACGGGTAGATTTGGAGGGCAACCTTCTCGGCTTCTCCATTATGGCAGTGAGTCAACTTGCTAAGTCAAAACCATTGATTGCGGAGTTGCTCTCCGACAGAGGAAATGCAGCTTAG
- a CDS encoding DUF4258 domain-containing protein: protein MLTLLDYQNREVRLTEERLAHILAHPETVGMEAQITETLKQPKLVRKSRSDESAALFYRFYTQTAIGDKWLCVVVKYLPDDAFIVTAYFTDKPKKGETLWQSE, encoded by the coding sequence ATGCTCACCCTGCTCGACTATCAGAACCGAGAAGTACGCCTGACCGAAGAACGGTTGGCGCATATTCTTGCCCACCCTGAAACGGTCGGGATGGAAGCACAAATCACTGAAACTCTGAAGCAGCCAAAACTGGTACGCAAATCTCGCAGTGACGAAAGCGCAGCGCTATTCTATCGGTTCTATACCCAAACGGCGATCGGGGATAAATGGCTTTGCGTGGTAGTCAAATATCTCCCTGACGATGCTTTTATTGTCACCGCCTATTTCACTGATAAACCCAAAAAAGGAGAAACCCTATGGCAGAGCGAGTAA